One genomic segment of Tripterygium wilfordii isolate XIE 37 chromosome 9, ASM1340144v1, whole genome shotgun sequence includes these proteins:
- the LOC120006474 gene encoding 2-(3-amino-3-carboxypropyl)histidine synthase subunit 2 isoform X1, producing MDEDSNYEIARAAEFIHSRNFTRVALQFPDDLLKDSTRVVRALRNKLQLLRESSDADNKEVGLFVMADTTYGNCCVDEVGASHIDADCVVHYGHTCLSPTSTLPAFIVFGKASISVSSCIEKLSSYALANCKPVMVLYGLEYAHAVPCIREALGEAARLSESISKLHIDFADVACSVIDPSADCKRSDELLRPVTGYSSVGSGAEPGTRHSIGGLIWDLPKGHKMEDHLLFWVGSENSAFANAVLTFNGCEIVRYDVTSDCLVADFSQQRRILKRRYYLVEKAKDANIIGILVGTLGVAGYLDMIHQMKELITRAGKKAYTLVMGRPNPAKLANFPECDVFIYVSCAQTALLDSKEFYAPIITPFEAMLAFSRGCQWTGAYLMEFRDLINSSPVEARNESQEARFSFLHGGYMEDFDVQENGKDENEVLALANATEKTLQLHEGNSKSVSKGVIKSGADYFASRSYHGLEMHGNNSSIPEPYLIGRSGKASGYEDEKSGQDGL from the exons ATGGACGAGGATTCAAATTACGAAATTGCCCGAGCTGCCGAGTTCATTCACAGTAGGAACTTTACCAGAGTTGCTTTGCAG TTCCCAGACGACTTATTGAAGGATTCCACTAGAGTGGTGAGAGCTTTGCGGAACAAGCTTCAGTTGCTAAGGGAGTCATCAGATGCTGATAACAAAGAAGTTGGATTGTTTGTCATGGCAGACACGACTTATGGAAATTGTTGTGTTGACGAGGTTGGAGcatcccacattgatgctgatTGTGTGGTGCATTATGGACATACTTGTCTCAGCCC GACATCAACCCTTCCAGCATTCATTGTTTTCGGAAAGGCTTCTATCAGTGTATCCAGTTGcattgaaaaattatcaagTTATGCTTTGGCCAATTGCAAGCCTGTTATG GTCCTTTATGGGCTTGAATATGCACATGCAGTCCCATGTATTAGGGAAGCACTGGGAGAAGCAGCAAGGTTATCTGAGTCCATATCTAAATTACATATCGATTTTGCTGATGTTGCGTGTTCTGTCATAGATCCATCAGCAGATTGTAAACGTTCTGATGAGCTCCTTAGACCAGTCACTGGCTATTCGAGTGTTGGTTCTGGTGCAGAACCGGGCACTAGGCACAGCATTGGGGGCTTGATTTGGGATTTACCCAAAGGACACAAAATGGAGGATCACTTGCTTTTTTGGGTTGGTTCTGAGAATTCCGCATTTGCAAATGCTGTACTGACATTCAATGGCTGTGAAATAG TTAGATATGACGTGACATCAGATTGCTTGGTGGCAGACTTTTCTCAACAGAGAAGAATTCTTAAGCGTAG ATATTACCTTGTTGAAAAGGCAAAGGATGCCAACATTATTGGGATTTTAGTGGGTACTCTTGGTGTAG CTGGTTACCTTGATATGATTCATCAGATGAAAGAGCTTATCACTAGAGCTGGGAAAAAGGCCTACACCCTTGTCATGGGAAGACCAAATCCTGCAAAACTTGCCAATTTTCCTGAG TGTGATGTTTTCATCTACGTGTCATGTGCTCAAACTGCTCTTCTGGATAGCAAGGAGTTCTATGCTCCTATTATTACTCCATTTGAAGCTATGTTGGCGTTTAGCAG GGGATGCCAATGGACAGGAGCATATCTGATGGAATTCCGAGATTTGATTAATTCTTCTCCTGTTGAAGCGAGAAATGAGTCACAAGAAGCacggttttcttttcttcatggtGGATACATGGAAGATTTTGATGTTCAAG AGAATGGCAAGGACGAGAATGAAGTTCTTGCTTTAGCCAATGCAACAGAGAAAACTCTGCAATTGCATGAAGGAAATTCTAAGTCTGTCTCCAAGGGAGTAATAAAATCTGGAGCTGACTATTTTGCATCGCGATCTTATCATGGTCTTGAAATGCATGGCAATAATAGTTCCATTCCCGAGCCATATCTAATTGGTAGGAGTGGGAAGGCGTCGGGATATGAGGATGAGAAAAGCGGGCAGGATGGCTTGTGA
- the LOC120006474 gene encoding 2-(3-amino-3-carboxypropyl)histidine synthase subunit 2 isoform X2, with protein MADTTYGNCCVDEVGASHIDADCVVHYGHTCLSPTSTLPAFIVFGKASISVSSCIEKLSSYALANCKPVMVLYGLEYAHAVPCIREALGEAARLSESISKLHIDFADVACSVIDPSADCKRSDELLRPVTGYSSVGSGAEPGTRHSIGGLIWDLPKGHKMEDHLLFWVGSENSAFANAVLTFNGCEIVRYDVTSDCLVADFSQQRRILKRRYYLVEKAKDANIIGILVGTLGVAGYLDMIHQMKELITRAGKKAYTLVMGRPNPAKLANFPECDVFIYVSCAQTALLDSKEFYAPIITPFEAMLAFSRGCQWTGAYLMEFRDLINSSPVEARNESQEARFSFLHGGYMEDFDVQENGKDENEVLALANATEKTLQLHEGNSKSVSKGVIKSGADYFASRSYHGLEMHGNNSSIPEPYLIGRSGKASGYEDEKSGQDGL; from the exons ATGGCAGACACGACTTATGGAAATTGTTGTGTTGACGAGGTTGGAGcatcccacattgatgctgatTGTGTGGTGCATTATGGACATACTTGTCTCAGCCC GACATCAACCCTTCCAGCATTCATTGTTTTCGGAAAGGCTTCTATCAGTGTATCCAGTTGcattgaaaaattatcaagTTATGCTTTGGCCAATTGCAAGCCTGTTATG GTCCTTTATGGGCTTGAATATGCACATGCAGTCCCATGTATTAGGGAAGCACTGGGAGAAGCAGCAAGGTTATCTGAGTCCATATCTAAATTACATATCGATTTTGCTGATGTTGCGTGTTCTGTCATAGATCCATCAGCAGATTGTAAACGTTCTGATGAGCTCCTTAGACCAGTCACTGGCTATTCGAGTGTTGGTTCTGGTGCAGAACCGGGCACTAGGCACAGCATTGGGGGCTTGATTTGGGATTTACCCAAAGGACACAAAATGGAGGATCACTTGCTTTTTTGGGTTGGTTCTGAGAATTCCGCATTTGCAAATGCTGTACTGACATTCAATGGCTGTGAAATAG TTAGATATGACGTGACATCAGATTGCTTGGTGGCAGACTTTTCTCAACAGAGAAGAATTCTTAAGCGTAG ATATTACCTTGTTGAAAAGGCAAAGGATGCCAACATTATTGGGATTTTAGTGGGTACTCTTGGTGTAG CTGGTTACCTTGATATGATTCATCAGATGAAAGAGCTTATCACTAGAGCTGGGAAAAAGGCCTACACCCTTGTCATGGGAAGACCAAATCCTGCAAAACTTGCCAATTTTCCTGAG TGTGATGTTTTCATCTACGTGTCATGTGCTCAAACTGCTCTTCTGGATAGCAAGGAGTTCTATGCTCCTATTATTACTCCATTTGAAGCTATGTTGGCGTTTAGCAG GGGATGCCAATGGACAGGAGCATATCTGATGGAATTCCGAGATTTGATTAATTCTTCTCCTGTTGAAGCGAGAAATGAGTCACAAGAAGCacggttttcttttcttcatggtGGATACATGGAAGATTTTGATGTTCAAG AGAATGGCAAGGACGAGAATGAAGTTCTTGCTTTAGCCAATGCAACAGAGAAAACTCTGCAATTGCATGAAGGAAATTCTAAGTCTGTCTCCAAGGGAGTAATAAAATCTGGAGCTGACTATTTTGCATCGCGATCTTATCATGGTCTTGAAATGCATGGCAATAATAGTTCCATTCCCGAGCCATATCTAATTGGTAGGAGTGGGAAGGCGTCGGGATATGAGGATGAGAAAAGCGGGCAGGATGGCTTGTGA
- the LOC120004970 gene encoding uncharacterized protein LOC120004970: protein MSSIQTNLCKPCPYTLSARISRSSCLFPTRVVLPIRAYDPLKCSLKLFSMSHHRMPMLKCRQGTTICLLSGKDKSEGENQGSPSNALDKAMGSFKGKSVEDVLRQQIEKQEFYDDGGSGKIPPRGRRGGGDGNGSEGSGDEGLAGVVDETLQVILATLGFIFLYIYIITGEELTRLGKDYIKYIFRGGKSVRLKRAMDKWSGFWTMLYDKKEDKYWLEKEILRTNTWYDGPEKYRRVISSALESDSSLESDSDE from the exons ATGAGCAGCATTCAGACAAATCTTTGTAAACCTTGCCCCTATACTCTCTCTGCAAGGATATCTCGATCAAGTTGCCTTTTCCCAACACGGGTTGTTTTACCAATCCGTGCCTATGATCCTCTGAAGTGCTCCTTAAAACTTTTCTCAATGAGTCATCATCGGATGCCTATGTTGAAATGCCGGCAAGGCACAACCATTTGTTTACTCTCTGGCAAAGATAAGTCTGAAGGTGAAAATCAG GGATCTCCATCGAATGCTCTTGACAAAGCAATGGGAAGCTTTAAGGGAAAGTCCGTAGAAGATGTGTTGAGGCAACAGATTGAAAAGCAGGAATTCTATGATGATGGAGGCAGTGGTAAAATTCCGCCACGCGGACGCAGGGGTGGTGGAGATGGAAATGGCTCTGAGGGATCCGGGGATGAAGGATTAGCTGGAGTTGTGGATGAGACTTTACAAGTGATCTTGGCAACCCTTGGCTTCATTTTCCTG TATATTTATATCATAACTGGCGAGGAGCTGACTCGGCTGGGAAAGGACTACATCAAGTATATTTTCCGAGGAGGTAAGAGCGTTCGTCTAAAGCGAGCCATGGACAAGTGGAGTGGGTTCTGGACTATGCTTTATGATAAGAAGGAAGACAAGTATTGGCTGGAAAAGGAAATTCTCAGAACCAATACTTGGTACGACGGCCCTGAAAAGTACAGGCGTGTTATTAGTTCTGCCTTAGAATCAGATTCTTCCTTAGAATCAGATTCTGATGAGTAA